From a region of the Lactuca sativa cultivar Salinas chromosome 4, Lsat_Salinas_v11, whole genome shotgun sequence genome:
- the LOC111877926 gene encoding L-ascorbate oxidase, translating into MAKNLPLLCVLLLSVLSLNSIVEARIRHYRWEIKYEFKSQDCFRKLVITINGRTPGPSIRAQQGDIIIVDLKNSLLTENVAIHWHGIRQIGTPWADGTEGVTQCPILPGDTFRYMFVVDRAGTYMYHAHYGMQREAGLYGSLRVALPDGEVEPFSYDHDRSIILNDWYHKSTYEQAAGLSSIPFVWVGDPQSLLIQGRGRFNCSTPGIEAAKCNATNPECSPYVLTVVPGKTYRLRIGSLTALAALSFEIEGHNMTVVEADGHYVEPFIVKNLFIYSGETYSVLITANQDPSRNYWAMSKMVSRNNSVPTGLAIFNYYPNHPKRSPPTVPPSGPFWGAIEPRVNQSLAIKSHPKYIHPVPQTSDRVIILLNTQNRINGSVKWSINNVSFSLPHTPYLISLKHDLLHTFEQTPPPDVINGYQSYDINNVAPNVNATSSNSLYRLKFNTTVDIILQNANTLNVNNSETHPWHLHGHDFWVVGYGSGKFNVSEDPKRYNLVDPIMKNTVPVHPYGWTALRFVADNPGVWAFHCHIESHFFMGMGAVFEEGIEKVTKLPSSIMGCGDTKRFIRP; encoded by the exons ATGGcgaagaatctgccattgctgTGCGTATTGCTGCTTTCCGTTTTAAGCCTTAATTCAATCGTTGAAGCCAGGATTCGACATTATAGATGGGAGATTAAGTACGAGTTCAAATCACAGGATTGCTTCAGAAAGTTAGTCATCACCATTAACGGAAGAACACCTGGTCCATCGATACGCGCGCAGCAAGGCGACATCATTATTGTTGACCTTAAGAACAGTTTGTTGACTGAAAATGTCGCCATTCATTGGCACGGTATCAGACAG ATTGGAACTCCATGGGCTGATGGAACGGAAGGCGTTACTCAATGCCCTATTTTACCAGGAGACACCTTTAGATATATGTTTGTTGTTGACAGG GCAGGAACTTACATGTACCATGCGCATTACGGGATGCAACGAGAGGCAGGATTATACGGATCGCTCCGGGTGGCGCTGCCGGACGGAGAAGTCGAGCCCTTCTCTTACGACCATGACAGAAGCATCATCCTCAACGACTGGTATCACAAAAGTACATACGAACAAGCCGCCGGCCTTTCGTCTATTCCCTTCGTCTGGGTCGGCGATCCTCAG TCACTATTGATTCAAGGAAGAGGAAGATTCAATTGCAGTACACCGGGAATTGAGGCCGCAAAATGTAACGCCACGAATCCTGAATGCTCGCCGTATGTTCTCACCGTCGTTCCCGGAAAAACTTACCGGCTAAGGATCGGAAGCCTAACTGCTCTAGCCGCTCTCAGTTTCGAAATAGAG GGTCATAATATGACAGTTGTTGAAGCTGATGGGCACTATGTGGAACCATTCATCgtaaaaaatctttttatttattCGGGTGAAACTTATTCGGTTTTAATTACTGCAAACCAAGATCCATCAAGAAATTACTGGGCAATGTCAAAAATGGTTAGCCGTAACAACTCGGTCCCAACCGGCTTAGCCATCTTCAACTACTACCCAAACCACCCAAAGCGGTCCCCACCCACGGTCCCACCAAGTGGGCCCTTTTGGGGCGCGATTGAACCCAGGGTCAATCAGAGTCTGGCAATCAAATCTCATCCTAAGTATATTCACCCGGTCCCACAGACGTCAGACCGGGTGATTATTCTTTTAAACACACAAAACCGAATCAACGGAAGTGTCAAATGGTCGATTAACAATGTCTCTTTTAGCCTTCCTCATACACCATATCTTATATCACTTAAACATGATTTATTACACACATTCGAACAGACCCCTCCACCAGATGTAATCAACGGGTATCAAAGTTATGATATAAATAATGTGGCTCCGAATGTGAACGCGACTAGTAGCAACTCTTTGTATAGATTAAAATTCAACACGACTGTTGACATTATTTTGCAAAATGCAAACACACTGAATGTCAATAACAGTGAAACGCACCCATGGCATTTGCATGGGCATGACTTTTGGGTTGTTGGATATGGAAGTGGGAAGTTTAATGTTTCGGAGGATCCGAAGAGGTATAATTTAGTGGACCCCATTATGAAGAATACAGTACCGGTCCACCCGTATGGGTGGACTGCTTTGAGATTTGTAGCGGATAATCCGGGGGTGTGGGCGTTTCATTGCCATATTGAGTCCCATTTTTTTATGGGTATGGGGGCGGTGTTTGAAGAAGGGATCGAGAAAGTGACGAAATTGCCCTCGTCTATTATGGGTTGTGGTGATACTAAAAGATTTATTAGGccttag